GCCACCACGACCTTTAGAGCAGCCGGTTATTTTACCGTATATCTCTGCAACCATTTCTTTCATACTGCCGCCGTGTGCAAGATAATGCCCGTGAGAACGGTGGTTCCCAAAAATATAATCATCCTTTGTAAGTGCAGCACAGACACCCGTTGCAATCGCTTCCTCACCTGTGTAAAGATGGCATGGTGTTTTTATCTCGCCTTTTACTATCGGCTCTACAAAACTCTCTTCACAGAACCGAATTCTGAGCATTGTTTTATAAAGATTGATTAAAAAAGAAGGAGAATATTTGCTCATCTATTCAGCACCTTAAAAATCGTCTTAAAAATTATCACTGAATCAATCCAGAAAGAGTGTTTTTTAACATATTTTAACTGAAGCCGTTTTTTTTCAGGCCAGATTTTTTCCTGATATGCTTTTTCAGGGTCTAAACTTCCGGCTAAAATCGCACCTTCATCAGAATCCCATAAAGATGCCCAATCAGTAATACCGGGCTTCACAGTTAAAATCTTTTTTTCGTCGTCGCTGAACATATCTACATAAAAAGGCACCTCGGGACGGGGTCCTACAAAACTCATCTCGCCTTTTAAGACATTTATCAACTGAGGCAGTTCGTCAAGTTTATATTTTCTTAAAAATTTACTGACTTTAAGTAACCGTGGGTCATCATCAGCAGTAGACGAAGCACCGATTTTATCCGCATCTACAACCATAGTTCTGAATTTAAACATCCTAAATGTTACCCCATGTCTACCAACCCTGACTCCACGATAAAATACCGGTCCCCTGTCTTCTTTTTTTATTAAAATACCCACAAGCAAAAAAAGCGGCGACAGAATCAGAAGTCCTAAAAACGAAAAAATAATATCAAACAATCTTTTCATAGTGATGGTTTAAATTTCTTCAAATACTGGGCTTGCCGATACAACTCAAATGCAGTTTTGAGTTTTTTCTCAAATGGCTCTCTGGCAAACAGCTGACGACATTTTTCCTTTGACTTAAATAAACTCTTCCGGTATTTTTCAACATCTTTTTGATTTTGAGCAATCCGATTATTCATAGTATTTCTTCATAAAATCATCAAACTTGTCAGATAAATTATGCTTATGCATTGTAACATTAGTTTTTGATAACATCATAATGCCTGCCGAGTTTTTTGCTGGCAACGTTCTTTGTAAATTGCCACGACACACCGATTTTTTGCCGGTTGCGGCGTTTTGCCCAGTGCTGAACTTCACGGGAAAATTTGGTCATAGTTCCCAATCGTCTGTCAATACATTGCTTCGTAAGTGCTGAAAGTTCTATCTCCGCCATATTCAGCCAGCTGGCTTTCTTGGGAGTATAGACCATCTGGAAACGCTGAGTCATCCAAAACGCATCTTCCGGCAGAAAGTTTTCGTAAAACGAAGACGGAGAATGCGTGTTGAGATTATCCTGGACCAGCAAGATTTTCTCGGCATCGCGATACTTTTTCTCAAGTTGTCTCATAAAATCAGCATAGTCCTTTTTCGTTCTTCGCTCTTTGACAGCGACAATACGTTTTCCCGCTAACGGCTCGACAGCGAGCATGACGCAGCAGGTTCCGTTTCTTTTGTAATGATGGTCTTCACGCAAAACCTGTCCCTTTTTCATATGTATTGGGGCAACGACATCTTTAAGCAGCTGGCACGGACGCTCGTCAAAACAGACGACCGGTCGCCGCGGGTCATATGGACGCTCGTATACATCAAGAACCTCTTCCATGCGCCAGATGAACGCCGAAGTAATCTGACCGATGCACCATTGTTTTTTCAGGTGAGGGCTAAGTTCGTTTTTTTTAAAACCCTCTTCACCGTCTGATGTGAAATGTTGTCTACTATGTCCAACTCGACCATCGTATCGGCAATCAGACGCAATGTCCAGCGGTTGCGGCCGTTCGGCGGCTTTGAGCATGCTATTGCTGTGATTTTTGCTTTGTCCCGGCCGGTAAATTTACCCGGAGCACCGGGACGGGGCTGCTCTTTGATGGCTGCTTCCAATCCGTCGTGCACATAGCGGTAACGCACAGTTCGCACCGTGTTGCGCGCCGTACCCAATGTTTCTATTATCTGGGTGTCAGTTTTTCGCTTGTCAGCCATCAGTAATATCCGGCACCTTGTCAGAGTTCGTGCCTTCTGGACTCCTTTGGCTATTAGTTCTTTCAAATACTTCCGCTCTTTCGGTTTCAGTGCTACAAGATTCTTCTTCTTTCCCATGTATGCTACCTCCTTTTTGGAGATAGTATACAATATTTTTTGTTTGTTGTCAAGTATTTATGTTACACTACACTTAACTAAAATATCTTTTAAAAATATATCTATATCTTTAGTTGTAAAAGGCTCGGTATAATAAATGGTTGCCACAGCACCGCCAATAGCATACTCTTTAAGTGTCCCCGCCTGACACATTCTATTTATCACATTGAATACTTTTTCTATTTCTTCGTTTTTCATCTTTCAATTTTTCCTTAAAATTGTAACCATCTGACCTACTAAAAAAGGGAATAATTTTTGCAGAATAAAATAAAAACTCGGAATATTTTTGGAAATGAACCGCCCAACCGGCGGCACTAACGCACCTCTGTAAACCTTAAAAACTGATGTTTCGGAACCGACACCAAAAAGATTGGCAATTCTCTTTTTTGATAAACCCTTATATGTTTTGTTAAACGGGTGAGAATATCTCCAATCAATTAGCATGATGTAACCCCCTTTTTTAGTAACCCTTACCATTTCTTTCGCTACTTTATCAGACAAATCATCATCCGTCATTTGAAGAAACATTGTTGACTCCATAACGCAATCAAAAAAGTCATCTTCAAATTTCAGGCAACCGGCATCGCCATGCGTCCAACTGATATTGGGAAATCTATCTTTTGCCTTCACAATACTATCTTCAAGAATGTCCACACCGTAGAGATTTGAAGGTGAAAAACCCAACTTAAGAAGATTAAGGATACTCGCTCCATTACCACAGCCAACATCTAAAACCTTTACAGTTTGTGGCTCAAGTTTTGTTGATGCTATGGCTTGAATTATTGACCTGTCAAGGGCGAGTATCTGAAACAAAACTTCCGGATTTTTTAATAGGTCATTTCTGTCTTTCCCTTTTCTGTTATAGTACTCTTTGTAAATCTCGGTTGTTTTTTGTTCAATCTCATTTAACATTTCAATTCACCTTTGCTTTTTTAACGCATATCAGCCAAAAATTTTTAGAAACCAAAACTTTCCCTAAACCAACAATTGAACCAAAGCCATAAGCAATATGAAGTGCCGCAAAAATAATTGGTAAGACCAAAAAATATCTGAAATTTTTTTCTTGAATTGCTATTTTAGCAGAAAAATATAAATTTGCCAATATATAAGCCAAAATTATTATTAAAAAAAGATAAATAAATACTGTGCTAAAAAATGATAAAATCAAACTTCCGAACAAACTAGCTACAAAAACCAAAGGAATAAAATGCCTCAATCTAACAGGTATGTGCTCAGTAAATTTCATCGGATATATAGCCCACACACCATTTCTGAAATTATTTTTACAGAATGATTTAAAATCCGAGCGGGTATAATAATAAGAGATTATATCTGGAAACAACATTATCTTACCACCACTTTTTTTTAGCCGGATATTGAATTCCATATCCTGACTACTAGAAAGATTCTCGTTGAAATATCCAATTTTGTCAAAAATTTCTCTTTTGTAACAGCCACCAAATACAGTATCCGTTTCTTTCGGTTGGTTTGCACCTGTCCTGAAATCTGAATTTCCAACCCCAAAACGACTTGTTAAAACATTTATAATCGCTCTACCAATAAAAGTATCATTCTGTGGTGAAGTTACCATTCTCCCACCAACATTGTCTGCATTATATTCATGCAAATATTTTATACATTTTGAAATATAATCTTTTTCATAAGCAGCATGCGCATCCATTCTTATAATAATTTCACCTTTAGCATTTTTAATACCAATATTTAATGCACAAGGAGTGATTTTTTTCAGATTCTCCAAAAGTTTGATGAATGAATATTTTTCACTGTAATTTTTAACTATTTTCTTGGTCTCATCATCACTCAGCCCATCAACAACTAAAACCTCAAGATTATCTTTTGGATAATCCTGAACAATAATAGAATCAAGACATTTACCAATGAACTTTTCTTCATTCCGACAGGGAATAATAACTGAAACGACTGAAACAAATGATTGCATAATTAAAATTCTTTTTAATTACTTTAAACTATAGACCATTTACCAATAATCAATAATCAATATGGGTTGAGCAATTCCATTTTCAAATATGGTATCTGATTCTCCTTGTTTTGCTCCTTGTATGAAAATTGAGAGTTTATTTAAAAGCAATAAAGTGGTATCCACTACGGGTTCCCAATTCTTAATATATCCTGTAAAAATAGAATAAGTTTGCCAGTTTCCTTGGCATTCTATTGGTTTTTTTAACAATATTATATTTTCCACTTCTCTATATATTATTGCAAGGTTATCGCCAATCTGAAATATTTCTGGACGGCTTATCGGTAGTGATAAAGTACCCATACCAGCAAGCTCAAAATCTAAGTTCCGTGATGTAACTTGCTCCACGGCAATTAAATTGTTGTGTTTAAGATCGTAGGAAATCATATAAATTTGAGGTATGCCTTTCTTATCGTTAGCATAATACACTATTCTGAATATATATCGTGAATCTATAAAAGCACCACACTGATTTATAAGATTGCTACCTTGAGGAATAATCATTAGAGGAGGAATCTCTCTCCTGCCATCTATTGGAAGATCTATTAATTGAGCACTATTGCTATCTTTAAAAGTTAATCCAAAATTGTCACTATAAATTACATAAATATTTTCATTGGAATTAGGATTATCGTTTTTGACACGACACGTGTATGCTATAGCAACATAATTATCCCTTATGCCAATAGTATTTATGTAAACGGAAGCAATATTATTTGCCTTTATAAGTGAAATATGGTACTTTTGCCAAGTTCCGGTTGATGTATCGTATTTATTTATTGCCATAGTATTGGCATCGTCATTACGATATACCAACAAAAGGTGATTGCCGAGATTATAAAACTGTGGGTAGGTTATATTCTT
The window above is part of the Elusimicrobiota bacterium genome. Proteins encoded here:
- a CDS encoding glycosyltransferase yields the protein MQSFVSVVSVIIPCRNEEKFIGKCLDSIIVQDYPKDNLEVLVVDGLSDDETKKIVKNYSEKYSFIKLLENLKKITPCALNIGIKNAKGEIIIRMDAHAAYEKDYISKCIKYLHEYNADNVGGRMVTSPQNDTFIGRAIINVLTSRFGVGNSDFRTGANQPKETDTVFGGCYKREIFDKIGYFNENLSSSQDMEFNIRLKKSGGKIMLFPDIISYYYTRSDFKSFCKNNFRNGVWAIYPMKFTEHIPVRLRHFIPLVFVASLFGSLILSFFSTVFIYLFLIIILAYILANLYFSAKIAIQEKNFRYFLVLPIIFAALHIAYGFGSIVGLGKVLVSKNFWLICVKKAKVN
- a CDS encoding BNR-4 repeat-containing protein, which encodes MINKIALIFYLMVSQNLLTEGCNNIAKFKSQRNINILQLRTKGYGKSSINLSVFRKSGLMTLNNVQIISYFGSEGDIVLAFRDLTKNRVFYRTLKNEMMARLLGDGHCSINMGYSNDGYLHLICGAHATVPYYLKLKIVSLQEGKIDIISTDFHLLNLPCKNITYPQFYNLGNHLLLVYRNDDANTMAINKYDTSTGTWQKYHISLIKANNIASVYINTIGIRDNYVAIAYTCRVKNDNPNSNENIYVIYSDNFGLTFKDSNSAQLIDLPIDGRREIPPLMIIPQGSNLINQCGAFIDSRYIFRIVYYANDKKGIPQIYMISYDLKHNNLIAVEQVTSRNLDFELAGMGTLSLPISRPEIFQIGDNLAIIYREVENIILLKKPIECQGNWQTYSIFTGYIKNWEPVVDTTLLLLNKLSIFIQGAKQGESDTIFENGIAQPILIIDYW
- a CDS encoding class I SAM-dependent methyltransferase, producing MLNEIEQKTTEIYKEYYNRKGKDRNDLLKNPEVLFQILALDRSIIQAIASTKLEPQTVKVLDVGCGNGASILNLLKLGFSPSNLYGVDILEDSIVKAKDRFPNISWTHGDAGCLKFEDDFFDCVMESTMFLQMTDDDLSDKVAKEMVRVTKKGGYIMLIDWRYSHPFNKTYKGLSKKRIANLFGVGSETSVFKVYRGALVPPVGRFISKNIPSFYFILQKLFPFLVGQMVTILRKN
- a CDS encoding sugar transferase; amino-acid sequence: MKRLFDIIFSFLGLLILSPLFLLVGILIKKEDRGPVFYRGVRVGRHGVTFRMFKFRTMVVDADKIGASSTADDDPRLLKVSKFLRKYKLDELPQLINVLKGEMSFVGPRPEVPFYVDMFSDDEKKILTVKPGITDWASLWDSDEGAILAGSLDPEKAYQEKIWPEKKRLQLKYVKKHSFWIDSVIIFKTIFKVLNR